A window of the Hordeum vulgare subsp. vulgare chromosome 5H, MorexV3_pseudomolecules_assembly, whole genome shotgun sequence genome harbors these coding sequences:
- the LOC123453168 gene encoding uncharacterized protein LOC123453168 isoform X2, translating into MAGSSGAAAASSRTQLKGDRFYYPPHRRQTQQHQQQGLQSRRPPTSPSLSPSPSPRRKAAAAAAAAVASVDADGRADSDDSSSTSSKPSLASTAAEVNVMSSAPAAAEEEEAGNLDRFLASTTPSVPVRNMPETSLRMRRSGDAMDSSPYFCLDDLWESFREWSAYGAGVPLVLNGGDSVIQYYVPYLSAIQLYADPSRPVASTSSESSSETDAAQNGVLQSEDGDAFVSASFPIFEHLERDSPYGREPLTDKVSVLADRFPALKTFRSCDLLPSSWMSVAWYPIYRIPTGPTLKDLEACFLTFHCLATPSKDSHPTTPACPGFEGIGHYTSTGRLSLPAFGLASYKLRSSLWASNGAPEQESVTSLMQEADNWLRCVQVDHPDFQFFVSHFGATWR; encoded by the exons ATGGCAGGCTCctccggcgccgccgccgcctcctcgcgcacccAGCTCAAAGGCGACCGCTTTTACTaccctccccaccgccgccagacccagcagcaccagcagcagggCCTGCAGAGCCGCCGCCCACCGACGTCGCCCTCCCTCTCCCCGTCCCCCTCCCCCAGGCGCAAGGCTGCTGCTGCGGCGGCGGCCGCGGTCGCTTCCGTCGACGCCGACGGCCGGGCGGATTCCGacgactcctcctccacctcctccaagcCCTCGCTGGCCTCCACGGCGGCCGAGGTGAATGTCATGTCCTCCGCGCCcgccgccgcggaggaggaggaggccgggaaTCTCGACAGGTTCCTCGCCTCCACCACGCCCTCCGTGCCCGTCCGGAACATGCCCGAG ACAAGCTTGAGGATGCGGAGGAGTGGTGATGCCATGGATTCATCTCCTTACTTCTGCCTTGATGATCTCTGGGAGTCTTTCAGGGAGTGGAGTGCTTATGGGGCTGGTGTTCCCCTGGTGTTAAATGGCGGTGACTCCGTGATACAATATTATGTGCCATATCTCTCTGCTATCCAGCTGTATGCTGATCCATCTAGACCTGTTGCAAGTACCAG CAGTGAGAGTAGCAGTGAAACTGATGCTGCTCAAAATGGTGTCTTACAAAGTGAGGATGGCGATGCTTTTGTATCTGCAAGCTTTCCTATATTTGAGCATCTGGAGCGGGATTCTCCGTATGGCAGAGAGCCTTTAACAGACAAG GTATCAGTTCTTGCGGATAGATTTCCAGCTCTAAAGACATTCAGAAGCTGTGATTTGCTGCCATCCAGTTGGATGTCTGTTGCATG GTATCCCATATATAGAATCCCGACAGGACCGACACTGAAGGACCTGGAAGCATGCTTCTTGACATTCCATTGCCTGGCAACACCTTCCAAGG ATAGCCATCCCACCACACCAGCATGCCCTGGCTTCGAGGGAATCGGCCACTACACCTCAACGGGCAGGCTTTCCTTGCCCGCCTTCGGGCTGGCGTCCTACAAGCTCCGCAGCTCCTTATGGGCGTCCAACGGCGCCCCAGAGCAGGAGAGCGTCACCTCGCTGATGCAGGAGGCGGACAACTGGCTCCGCTGTGTACAGGTGGACCACCCGGACTTCCAGTTCTTTGTCTCCCACTTCGGCGCGACGTGGAGATGA
- the LOC123453168 gene encoding uncharacterized protein LOC123453168 isoform X1 produces MAGSSGAAAASSRTQLKGDRFYYPPHRRQTQQHQQQGLQSRRPPTSPSLSPSPSPRRKAAAAAAAAVASVDADGRADSDDSSSTSSKPSLASTAAEVNVMSSAPAAAEEEEAGNLDRFLASTTPSVPVRNMPETSLRMRRSGDAMDSSPYFCLDDLWESFREWSAYGAGVPLVLNGGDSVIQYYVPYLSAIQLYADPSRPVASTRHPLDESDGESTDFSSESSSETDAAQNGVLQSEDGDAFVSASFPIFEHLERDSPYGREPLTDKVSVLADRFPALKTFRSCDLLPSSWMSVAWYPIYRIPTGPTLKDLEACFLTFHCLATPSKDSHPTTPACPGFEGIGHYTSTGRLSLPAFGLASYKLRSSLWASNGAPEQESVTSLMQEADNWLRCVQVDHPDFQFFVSHFGATWR; encoded by the exons ATGGCAGGCTCctccggcgccgccgccgcctcctcgcgcacccAGCTCAAAGGCGACCGCTTTTACTaccctccccaccgccgccagacccagcagcaccagcagcagggCCTGCAGAGCCGCCGCCCACCGACGTCGCCCTCCCTCTCCCCGTCCCCCTCCCCCAGGCGCAAGGCTGCTGCTGCGGCGGCGGCCGCGGTCGCTTCCGTCGACGCCGACGGCCGGGCGGATTCCGacgactcctcctccacctcctccaagcCCTCGCTGGCCTCCACGGCGGCCGAGGTGAATGTCATGTCCTCCGCGCCcgccgccgcggaggaggaggaggccgggaaTCTCGACAGGTTCCTCGCCTCCACCACGCCCTCCGTGCCCGTCCGGAACATGCCCGAG ACAAGCTTGAGGATGCGGAGGAGTGGTGATGCCATGGATTCATCTCCTTACTTCTGCCTTGATGATCTCTGGGAGTCTTTCAGGGAGTGGAGTGCTTATGGGGCTGGTGTTCCCCTGGTGTTAAATGGCGGTGACTCCGTGATACAATATTATGTGCCATATCTCTCTGCTATCCAGCTGTATGCTGATCCATCTAGACCTGTTGCAAGTACCAG GCATCCTCTGGATGAAAGTGACGGGGAATCTACGGATTTTAGCAGTGAGAGTAGCAGTGAAACTGATGCTGCTCAAAATGGTGTCTTACAAAGTGAGGATGGCGATGCTTTTGTATCTGCAAGCTTTCCTATATTTGAGCATCTGGAGCGGGATTCTCCGTATGGCAGAGAGCCTTTAACAGACAAG GTATCAGTTCTTGCGGATAGATTTCCAGCTCTAAAGACATTCAGAAGCTGTGATTTGCTGCCATCCAGTTGGATGTCTGTTGCATG GTATCCCATATATAGAATCCCGACAGGACCGACACTGAAGGACCTGGAAGCATGCTTCTTGACATTCCATTGCCTGGCAACACCTTCCAAGG ATAGCCATCCCACCACACCAGCATGCCCTGGCTTCGAGGGAATCGGCCACTACACCTCAACGGGCAGGCTTTCCTTGCCCGCCTTCGGGCTGGCGTCCTACAAGCTCCGCAGCTCCTTATGGGCGTCCAACGGCGCCCCAGAGCAGGAGAGCGTCACCTCGCTGATGCAGGAGGCGGACAACTGGCTCCGCTGTGTACAGGTGGACCACCCGGACTTCCAGTTCTTTGTCTCCCACTTCGGCGCGACGTGGAGATGA